Proteins encoded within one genomic window of Halobacteroides halobius DSM 5150:
- a CDS encoding N-acetylmuramoyl-L-alanine amidase family protein has product MNIRFSMIIVLAMMIVFVSIPAEAQAEEIKLVIDSQNVESKLLIVDGRSLVSAQILKEKFGEKLVWKKGRKELQVNSGYWRASFQVGSRIAEVNSSILPLESRIRLINDDVMIPLRFLTKMYGGELEWDGSTKTIYYYSNRVSDISTKSSVNSSQVVINTDYQVKYELNLYHRPQRLVLDLYNVSLAEVKSKVEVNNNIIRQIRVSQFKLNPAVVRVVVDINQMSNYQIKRNSLGLVLKINQDTQVVTSSIISRKPKLKKPKLKLRTKKIVIDPGHGGFDPGAIGPSGVQEKTVNYQIAKSVNKLLKQAGFRTKMTRRSDKFYSLAKRANQANRWSADLFVSIHSNSNSKPWINGTATYAHWYASKSNWALAWYVQSELVERIKLESNGLKAANFAVLRETNMPAILVETAFLSNPREERLLNSDDFQQKAAAGIVAGIKKYFAKED; this is encoded by the coding sequence TTGAATATTAGATTTAGTATGATAATAGTTTTAGCTATGATGATAGTTTTCGTTTCTATCCCTGCTGAAGCTCAGGCAGAAGAGATTAAGTTAGTAATTGATAGCCAAAATGTAGAGAGTAAATTATTGATTGTTGATGGGAGGTCATTAGTCTCTGCTCAAATTTTAAAGGAGAAATTTGGAGAAAAGTTAGTTTGGAAAAAGGGTAGAAAAGAATTACAAGTAAATAGTGGGTATTGGCGAGCTTCTTTTCAAGTAGGAAGTAGAATTGCTGAGGTTAATTCTAGTATTCTTCCTCTAGAGTCTAGGATAAGATTAATAAATGATGATGTAATGATTCCACTAAGATTCTTAACTAAAATGTACGGGGGAGAGCTAGAGTGGGATGGGAGTACTAAAACAATTTATTATTATTCAAATCGAGTGTCTGATATAAGTACTAAAAGTTCAGTTAATAGTTCTCAAGTAGTAATTAATACTGATTATCAGGTAAAATATGAACTTAATTTATATCATCGACCGCAAAGATTAGTGCTAGATCTATATAATGTTAGTTTAGCAGAAGTAAAATCTAAAGTTGAGGTTAATAATAACATTATTAGGCAGATTAGAGTTAGTCAATTTAAGCTTAATCCAGCTGTGGTTAGAGTAGTAGTAGATATTAATCAAATGAGTAATTATCAAATTAAAAGAAATTCTTTAGGACTAGTTTTAAAAATAAACCAGGATACTCAAGTAGTAACTTCGTCTATTATTAGCCGTAAGCCAAAGTTAAAAAAGCCTAAACTAAAGCTAAGAACTAAAAAGATAGTGATTGATCCGGGCCATGGAGGGTTTGATCCTGGAGCAATTGGCCCATCTGGTGTCCAAGAAAAGACAGTTAATTATCAGATTGCTAAATCTGTAAATAAATTATTAAAGCAAGCAGGCTTTAGAACTAAAATGACACGGAGAAGTGATAAGTTTTATTCTCTTGCAAAGCGGGCCAATCAAGCTAATAGGTGGTCAGCTGATTTGTTTGTTAGTATTCATTCTAATTCAAACTCTAAACCATGGATTAATGGAACAGCTACTTATGCTCACTGGTATGCTTCAAAATCTAATTGGGCTTTAGCTTGGTATGTACAAAGTGAATTAGTTGAAAGGATTAAACTTGAGAGTAATGGACTAAAAGCAGCTAATTTTGCTGTGTTAAGAGAGACAAATATGCCAGCAATTTTAGTAGAGACTGCCTTTTTATCTAATCCTCGTGAAGAGCGTTTGTTAAATAGTGATGATTTCCAACAAAAAGCAGCAGCAGGAATTGTAGCAGGAATAAAAAAATATTTTGCTAAAGAAGATTAA
- a CDS encoding N-acetylmuramoyl-L-alanine amidase family protein has translation MPKRLLMGILVLVLICSFSNSLYAADDIKLLVNNKKITNSLDYQIVDQNILIPLRTLSNALSIKLKWFNLIKTLRLETEDKVIKFRLGDRNLQVNNKLIKMPVAPKEKDGRLMVPLKSLGEVLGLVIESNPQQRIVNIFEVQGRLKEIKYQKTNNYKAIAINISQKVGHKVSVLKDPRRIVLDLKTTRLIKKINNIKVDNKLIKQVRVAQFNGNTVRVVVDLASKVDYKLVSKKLNQSYQYLIKLSPLITDIKYEATGLKINATADIRMKEPVYLSNPRRIVVDLKNAVFTQSKKKLKINNPLFKEIRVSQYQTNPNNIVRVVFEAKKNLELRGIQKQSSLVISPIVAKLEKVVYNSDKSNQVLFELSTQVKPDIVPLKKGDRLVFDFFNTTNEFQKEDLKIDSRLIKEIRISQFNQYITRAVIDLSELVSYQIDWEGNQLQLNLMNKLQEIKVNDMKARTKVDISLLTPGEYDIYQLPNPKRLVIDIPNAIVDKKKLKLINNSDIVSDIRFSQYSVTPYSVRVVLDLKDDINLQVKSPDRTKHIVINTMTNNLAGKIIVVDPGHGGYDPGALGSFLREKNITLDIGLKLEDILEAAGAKVVMTRKTDQFISLEERAKLANKLNADIFVSIHINSHYTKDAFGTEIFIREDYSDNSLVLAHFIQDELVNEINTFNRGRKEGNLYVLEHTKMPAVLSEIAFISNPEEEELLSRNQFRSNVAVGLYKGISKYFRFLEEES, from the coding sequence ATGCCGAAGAGATTATTAATGGGAATATTGGTTTTAGTTTTAATTTGTAGTTTTTCTAATTCTTTATATGCTGCAGATGATATTAAATTGTTAGTTAATAATAAAAAAATTACTAATAGTTTAGACTATCAGATTGTAGACCAAAATATTTTAATCCCTCTAAGGACTTTATCTAATGCATTATCAATAAAGCTTAAATGGTTTAACTTAATTAAAACATTGCGCTTAGAGACAGAGGATAAAGTTATCAAATTTAGATTAGGAGATAGAAATTTACAAGTTAATAATAAGTTAATTAAGATGCCTGTAGCCCCTAAAGAAAAAGATGGAAGATTAATGGTCCCACTTAAATCCTTAGGGGAGGTATTAGGATTAGTTATTGAGTCTAACCCTCAACAAAGAATTGTTAATATATTTGAGGTGCAGGGCAGATTAAAAGAAATTAAGTATCAAAAGACTAATAATTATAAAGCGATAGCAATTAATATTAGTCAAAAGGTAGGTCATAAAGTTAGTGTTTTAAAAGATCCTAGACGAATTGTCCTTGATCTAAAAACAACTAGACTAATTAAAAAAATAAATAATATTAAGGTTGATAATAAATTAATTAAGCAAGTGCGAGTAGCTCAATTTAACGGTAATACTGTAAGAGTAGTAGTAGATTTAGCTAGTAAAGTTGATTATAAATTAGTTAGCAAGAAGCTTAATCAATCATATCAATATTTAATTAAATTGAGTCCTTTGATTACAGATATAAAGTATGAAGCAACTGGATTGAAAATAAATGCAACAGCTGATATCAGGATGAAAGAACCAGTTTATTTATCTAATCCACGGCGAATTGTGGTTGATTTAAAGAATGCTGTTTTTACTCAGAGTAAAAAGAAGTTAAAAATAAATAATCCCTTATTTAAAGAAATTAGAGTTAGTCAATATCAAACAAATCCTAATAATATAGTACGGGTCGTATTTGAGGCTAAGAAAAATTTAGAGTTAAGAGGTATTCAAAAGCAAAGTTCATTGGTAATAAGTCCAATAGTAGCTAAATTAGAAAAAGTAGTTTATAACTCTGATAAAAGCAATCAAGTATTATTTGAACTAAGTACACAAGTAAAGCCTGATATTGTGCCCTTAAAAAAGGGAGATAGGTTAGTTTTTGATTTTTTTAATACTACTAATGAATTCCAAAAGGAAGATTTGAAAATTGATAGTCGATTAATTAAAGAAATTAGGATTTCTCAATTTAATCAGTATATCACGCGGGCTGTGATTGACTTATCAGAGTTAGTCTCCTACCAAATTGATTGGGAAGGGAATCAATTACAATTAAATTTGATGAATAAGTTACAAGAAATTAAAGTAAATGATATGAAAGCAAGAACAAAAGTAGATATATCATTATTAACACCTGGAGAATATGATATTTATCAATTACCAAATCCTAAACGTTTAGTAATTGATATTCCTAATGCTATTGTGGATAAGAAGAAACTTAAATTGATTAATAATTCAGATATAGTAAGTGATATAAGATTTAGCCAATATTCTGTTACTCCGTATAGTGTAAGGGTAGTATTAGATTTAAAAGATGATATTAATCTGCAAGTTAAATCTCCTGATAGAACAAAACATATTGTGATTAATACTATGACTAATAATTTAGCGGGCAAGATTATTGTAGTTGATCCCGGTCATGGAGGATATGATCCAGGTGCTTTGGGCTCATTTTTACGTGAAAAGAATATTACATTAGATATTGGTTTAAAATTAGAAGATATCTTGGAAGCTGCTGGAGCAAAAGTGGTTATGACTAGAAAGACTGATCAATTTATTAGTTTAGAAGAAAGGGCCAAGTTAGCCAACAAATTAAATGCTGATATATTTGTTAGTATCCATATTAATTCCCATTATACTAAGGATGCATTTGGGACTGAAATTTTTATTCGTGAAGATTACTCAGATAATTCATTGGTGTTGGCTCACTTTATTCAAGATGAGTTAGTTAATGAAATAAACACCTTTAATCGTGGAAGAAAAGAAGGAAATTTATATGTATTAGAGCATACTAAAATGCCAGCTGTATTAAGTGAGATTGCTTTTATTAGCAATCCTGAAGAAGAAGAGTTATTAAGTCGAAATCAGTTTAGATCTAATGTTGCAGTTGGTCTTTATAAGGGAATAAGTAAATATTTTAGGTTTTTAGAGGAGGAATCCTGA
- a CDS encoding GerMN domain-containing protein: protein MLDLTDKNIYIVLIIIVVLLLILLYPKFLASKKVKVYFGDQQAQYLVSKIREVELDDLYINSIKELIKGPQSKELMKTIPSQTKLLNIKVEDGLARVNFSRELIDNHWGGTAGEMITVYSIVNTLAQFKEINRVRILVNGKQIKTLVGHLDLTHPLKFKAKLVK, encoded by the coding sequence ATGTTAGATTTAACAGATAAGAATATATATATTGTGCTGATTATAATTGTAGTATTATTGTTAATTTTATTATATCCCAAGTTTTTAGCTAGTAAAAAAGTTAAAGTTTATTTTGGGGATCAACAGGCACAATATCTAGTATCTAAAATTAGAGAGGTAGAACTTGATGATTTATATATAAATTCAATTAAGGAGCTAATTAAAGGACCCCAAAGTAAGGAATTAATGAAGACTATTCCTTCTCAAACTAAATTACTTAATATAAAAGTAGAAGATGGGTTAGCTAGAGTTAATTTTAGTCGAGAATTAATTGATAACCACTGGGGTGGAACCGCTGGTGAAATGATAACGGTATATTCCATTGTTAATACTTTAGCTCAATTTAAAGAGATAAATCGAGTCCGGATATTAGTAAATGGTAAACAGATTAAAACCTTAGTAGGACATCTTGATTTAACACATCCTTTAAAATTTAAAGCAAAATTGGTTAAATAA